The following proteins come from a genomic window of Lolium rigidum isolate FL_2022 chromosome 5, APGP_CSIRO_Lrig_0.1, whole genome shotgun sequence:
- the LOC124652933 gene encoding cyclin-T1-5-like codes for MSFSQSFAPGPARHQPQPYHLDPPPHHPRRRRREDDEPYHPYPHPQPHPYTNAAAIPYPHPRDPLAPSRHLQDLASAPPPPKRPRRAPEPPRHDPPAAAPAPTRQPVDGDATAPLLSRDEIERRSPSRKDGIDPASEARLRASYCAYLRCLGFRLGLPQMTVATAAVYCHRFFFRRSHACHDRFLVATAALFLASKTEESTCLLNTVLRASCEVSQNQEFNLLPYMMRGQNWFQLYRESVIQAEQMILTTLDFELEVAHPYASLSSALSKLGLSHSTLYDVAWSLINEGLRSSLWLQFKPHHIAAGAAFLAGKFLRYDITFHQNFWHEFKTAPPIVQDVVQQLKELL; via the exons atgtcctTCTCCCAGTCCTTCGCCCCCGGCCCCGCCAGGCACCAACCTCAGCCCTACCACCTCGATCCTCCCCCCCaccacccccgccgccgccgccgggaggacGACGAGCCGTACCACCCCTACCCCCACCCCCAGCCACACCCCtacaccaacgccgccgccatcccCTACCCCCACCCCCGCGACCCGCTCGCGCCCTCCCGCCACCTACAGGACCTGGcctccgccccgccgccgccgaagcggcCTCGCCGCGCGCCCGAGCCGCCCCGGCACGATCCGCCCGCCGCGGCCCCCGCGCCGACGAGGCAGCCCGTGGACGGCGACGCCACGGCGCCGCTGCTGTCGCGGGACGAGATCGAGCGGCGGTCGCCCTCGCGCAAGGACGGGATCGACCCGGCATCCGAGGCCCGGCTGCGCGCCTCCTACTGCGCCTACCTCCGCTGCCTCGGCTTCCGCCTCGGCCT GCCGCAGATGACGGTAGCCACGGCGGCGGTGTATTGCCACCGCTTCTTCTTCCGCAGATCGCACGCCTGCCATGACAGATTT TTGGTTGCGACTGCGGCATTGTTTCTGGCGTCAAAGACAGAGGAATCAACATGCCTTTTGAATACTGTTCTTAGGGCTTCATGTGAAGTTTCTCAAAACCAAGAATTCAATCTACTTCCTTACATGATGCGTGGC CAAAACTGGTTTCAGCTTTACCGAGAAAGTGTAATACAGGCGGAGCAAATGATACTTACAACACTTGATTTTGAACTTGAAGTGGCCCATCCATATGCTTCACTTTCATCCGCTTTAAGCAAACTAGGACTTTCACATTCCACTCTATATGATGTGGCTTGGAGTCTCATTAATGAAGG GCTTCGGAGTTCTCTCTGGCTTCAGTTCAAACCTCATCATATTGCTGCTGGAGCCGCATTCCTTGCTGGAAAGTTCCTCCGCTATGACATTACCTTTCACCAAAATTTCTGGCATGAGTTCAAAACGGCACCACCCATTGTCCAAG ATGTTGTCCAGCAGTTGAAGGAGCTACTTTAG
- the LOC124655721 gene encoding uncharacterized protein LOC124655721 yields the protein MAEPADAPPRLPHLPADIFMEILSRVGDAVAVVRCAATCKAWRRLILEPSFPSPLLGFFFRDTSPKRPRRRRYLGRPTRFLRIGRPHSVFQLSHFLPNAAGLGGFDVVASGGHGLLALRRVKGYSCDSIRICVCNPMAGTSTFLPPLPHIPFLDLESLEFLDTDGSSFRLLALTKRYPDAHAPDEILLRVFSSQTGQWGMAVTAQLPDNMAVDLCFPAVVHHGDIHWICRKRLFAVDAVLAVRLGQTEASARRIDLPLHAGINRHNAWRALRLYSSALGCLSLVSVDKPVISIWNFQDDGTGGKSWALHKTVYLMSDAFALWRPSVAALCDQSGSLFLTHADGGLFMVNLETGMMSKVCDAFCDKYQCPYMPDLRSCLGAMKSF from the coding sequence ATGGCTGAGCCGGCGGATGCGCCTCCGCGGCTGCCACATCTCCCGGCGGACATCTTCATGGAGATCTTGTCCCGCGTGGgcgacgccgtcgccgtcgtccgctgTGCGGCCACCTGCAAAGCATGGCGCCGCCTCATCCTAGAGCCGTCCTTCCCCTCACCCCTCCTCGGATTCTTCTTCCGGGACACTTCTCCAAAGCGACCCCGTCGCCGCCGGTACCTCGGCCGTCCCACGCGATTCCTCCGCATCGGCCGCCCTCATTCCGTCTTCCAGCTGTCCCACTTCTTGCCGAACGCGGCCGGCCTCGGCGGATTCGACGTTGTCGCGTCAGGCGGACATGGGCTTCTTGCGCTCCGCCGTGTCAAGGGCTACTCCTGCGACTCCATCAGGATCTGTGTCTGCAATCCCATGGCCGGGACCTCCACCTTTCTCCCCCCTCTCCCTCACATACCGTTCCTCGACCTCGAGAGCCTAGAATTTCTGGACACCGATGGCTCCTCTTTCCGCTTGCTTGCATTGACGAAAAGATATCCAGACGCACACGCACCAGACGAGATCCTCCTGCGCGTCTTCTCCTCCCAAACAGGACAGTGGGGCATGGCGGTGACAGCCCAACTGCCTGACAACATGGCGGTCGACCTCTGCTTCCCTGCCGTCGTCCACCATGGCGACATCCACTGGATATGTCGCAAACGTCTGTTCGCGGTGGACGCAGTGCTGGCCGTGCGCCTCGGCCAGACCGAGGCGTCGGCGCGCCGAATTGACCTTCCGCTGCATGCAGGCATAAACCGCCACAACGCATGGCGGGCACTTCGCCTGTACAGTTCAGCTCTGGGGTGTCTCTCTTTGGTTTCTGTGGATAAACCTGTCATCTCCATCTGGAATTTCCAAGACGACGGCACCGGCGGCAAGTCGTGGGCGCTTCACAAGACGGTATATCTCATGTCCGACGCTTTTGCACTTTGGAGGCCCTCTGTTGCAGCATTGTGCGACCAGAGCGGCTCCTTGTTCTTGACTCATGCAGACGGTGGTCTTTTCATGGTGAACCTCGAGACAGGGATGATGTCCAAAGTATGCGATGCCTTTTGCGACAAGTACCAGTGCCCATACATGCCGGATTTGAGGTCTTGCCTGGGAGCCATGAAAAGTTTCTGA